TGGTGGTGCCTGCGGCCCTGTGAGATGGTTTCCTGAGGAGGCGGCCGCCGGTGTATGAGCTCGGAAGACTTGAGAAGGCCGAGCATGGCGTCGGAGCGGTTGGCCAGCTTGGCCGTCTGCGTGGTGACGAGCTGCGATAGGTTCTCCAGCTCGACCGTGTTGCGGTTGCTGATGTCGATGATGGCCTGCTGGGCGCGCAGGATTCGCTCCTGGGTGTCGCTGGTGGCCACTTCGGTGTCGACGTCCGGACCCCCCGTGCGGCCACCCTGGCTGCACTTGTTGGAGGAGGCGCTCAGCTTGTTCATCAGGCCTTCGAGAATAGTCAGCTTAGTCTCCAGCCGGAGGCCCAGCAGCTTCAGGTCCAACAGGTCTTGGGATCTGCGTGCGAATATGTTCTAGTGTCAGACACAGTGCACCATGATTTGTTACGACGCTGATGACCGCGTGGTCCGTGTGGTTGCACGGGATGCGGTGGCTATAGGAAGCAATCACATCCAACTGCTGAGACAAGGTCGGGGGTCCACTTCCAGGCGGCGGGCCCCGAATTCTAAAGGAGGCAGAAggcaaaaaaacgcccgtgtcttgTTTAGCACAACTTAGGTGGAAGTTGAAGAAACCCAGAAGATCGAAATTAATTCAGCGCCTTCCACAGTTCACAATTATACCGGGTGTTCTTTATGGACcatacagaattaaaaaaaaaaaatcgcctgtggccgaTATTATAATTCTAGTAGTTGAGTtggattactcaaagaggcggacgttacttgaaCGTGAAACCGAAATGCATAGGTCACTAAATAACAAACATTAAGATTAAGATTGTTAATTATTTGTTTAATgtacatatagcaatttacgaattacagccgctgagttcgcaaggcgtatccacttggaacaaattttcaggatgacaccactttcgagatattcgtTCCCAAAGTGCGCGAGAtgggcgtcccagttactttggtgcttcaatgcataaaacggcggtTTTAAAAAGAACAAGTCGAACAATAGTGCATTTCTGCCGCAAGTTTTACGGCGCAAATCTTGAAACCCGCGTgatccttagaattcgttccaagtggatatgcctagCAATCTCACTCGCTACATATCCGTAAATTACAATATCTGCCGCAACGTAATTAATGAAAAcaataattagtgatttttgttaattcataGAACGGAAGCATGGGCTGGTTGGTTTACACCGAGCATGGTCTTAAGTAGCGCTAACTCGACAAAACACAAGAACGAAGAAGGGAGAGACACACCAAGCGctgtgtgtgtctcccttcttcgTTCTTGTGTTTCGTCAAGTTAGCGCCACTTAAGACCATGCTTAGTgattcttgttaattagtcgattatgtatttcgagttctcgtgcgagtaatgtccaccgcgtcgaataatccagctcaaggacaacaattacgctatctgccaaaggcgattaaaaaaaatctgcctggtcttaaaaaacaacaacaacaaagaaacacTCGTATAGGAGCAAGCACCTTTGGGACCCTCAACCCCATCAATTGACCAAGATAAGCACATATACTGTTCTGCCATAGCTATCCGACAAAGGTCTACGCTTGTAAGTGCATGCACTCATCCTTTTTTATGTTAGAGCGTTTCAGTCTGAACTACCTACGGTGCATTTTTTCCCACTTCAGTAAAGAATAGCCTGAAAGACTCTATGTCCTCTATCGGACTTGTTCAGTGTCCGCCTTTCGGCAAGCATGCTTTTCATATAGGAAATATCCGTTTCCTCTGCCGTTTAATGAAAGCCATCCAGCTGATTGTCATAGTTTCACAAACGGAGCCATGAGTAAATATCAAGCTCTGTAGGAAGTACCAGCTGTCACCAGCTTGACAATGACCAGTTCAACGGCTTCGTCTTTGAATGACATGATCAATAGCCAAAGAATAGGGTGGACGTCTGTGTTGACCCAAAGAGTGCATAACCATCACTAAGCCGCATATTTAGCAAACTTGTAACACCATCATTGCAAAACTGTCCGGGTGTCAAAGGAAATGGTGCAAACTGACCATGATTCAAGTCGAAGAAAATAACATGAATAAAAATAGTCACAGTCAATTGCTAGATCGGTAAAGATCGCACATAGAGAAGACGTAGAACCACTCTAAGTTCTACAAAATCAGGCGTCAGTATGTTACGCTCTCCTTGCACGAGCCGCGGCCATGAAACTTTTTTACATGCGGAGTACGCGCCCATAGGaaagcgtattcacaaaaaacTCATACGCTAGTATGGTTCTTCAGAGAAAATTGACGCGCACACAGAGACCCGTACGCCCAAAAAGATCTTACGCTAGTATTGTTCTTATAAGAAAATTTCCGCTCCAATTCTGAGTCTGGACATATTATTAGAGAAGCGGCCAGCCAATGgtaaagagcacttacgaacaaaaagcttttgGAATTCGGCCCGAGGGCCGAATTCTGCTTTTCCCTCCAGTGCGCGACTCTCTTTGCGCCGCTGTACGGTCGCAGGGATGACGCCAGGGCTGTTGCTGATCCTGATAAAGGGAACTACAGACATTTCTATTGGGGGTAGAGGCCGCTCTCACAAGAAAATATCCCGAGATCCTGGCCGAGGAACTTATGTAAGGACAACGCCACTAAAGTGCTATATGCTGTGCGTCTTGTGGCTGTGTCGATGAACATTTCACTGCGTTTATGTGCACACTTTTTGCCCTTCTTACTCGTACATTTCGACCCTTTCTTCTTCCGATTAGGCTGAATTGCCACCCACATAAAACAGTGTTAGCACACTCTTCCTCCCCACGTTTAGGGTAGCCAAACGGGCGCGAACATTGTTGACACTCCTgtctttccttatttctttccTACGGAGCCTGAGCGCTGATATAGTCAACGCTGGAGTGTTTTGAGCCTTCTCGAGCATACACTCGAAAGTGCACTAGAATCAGTAACTGTGCATGATTTTCGGACCTATAAGAAGCGCgtgttttgatttttttttattctgcaagGTAGCGTAAACAGTGAAAAATTGTAAACACGGCACACCTTCTTTACCATATTTTGGCCACTCCTACTATATAGATCCAAACCTCTTTTGCATAGAACGTTTGGCTACACTGCAACTCTTCACTGTTCAGCTACAACTCTTCAGCTACTCAACCATAAGCATATCTACGACTGCAGCGTTCGGGACCGAGGGCATCGGCATGCAGTGCATAGGCTTAGCTGGCGGCAGCAGCATCAGCTGAGGCACAGCGCTCGATTAGCGCTTAAAAGGGTCAATCGCGTGCACGGGCCCCACGCGCTCGTCAGTTGCGTGCCGGGACTCTGTCCGTTTGTTTCCAGGTGCTCGATTTTTATTTTCATCGGGCGTCGTAAAACACGCCAGGTTTTCGTCCACGCGGAGGAAGCTATATGGCTCTGCGATGGCGTGCGCGGCCGGGCCGTCACTCGAGGCACGCAGGTGATCGTCAAAACAGGCCTGCAAGTGGCTCCGTACGCACTTGTTTCCAAAGCAATGTCCACGTGATTTAATATTAGCGGAGATATGCGACCAGGCAGAGCCATGTGCGTCTGTGTCGGTAATTCTTTGGCCGAGTGTTATTTCTGTTTTCATATCGACTAATCGTTGATGAACTGAACATCAAATAAATTAACTGAATATTTAAATTAATCACCTACTGAGCAAAGTGTCAGATAGAAGGTTGTAGAGCACGTCGAGAAACGCCCATATAAGACATTTCCGACGTGCGAGATTTTGGTAGAACTTCGCTAATTTATTTTTGCTTGTTTTTCTGTATGCCAGAAAGGCACATCTTGATGCATCGCGCAACAGTTTATTTTTAAAGTGGTATTTAATTCATTTATAGGGTTTTACTTCAAATGCTGACAATGTGATCAACCCCCACGTGGTTGATCGACTGCAGTGCCGATCAATTACCTTCTGGATGATCTGCCGATCTGTGGACCTGCGGCAGGTCAATCACCTCGTGGTTGATCGACGCCGTCCGTCAACCTCAGGGTGGTTAATCGGCGGCGTAGGTGGTTTGCGGATTTCTCGTGTTTTGGTTCAATAATTTAAAGCCTCCTACTTTAGTCCTTATTGTTCAATTGCGCCGCCCGATCGCATTGCAGTGCTGCAGCAAATAAGATGTGTAACATTCTGAGATAATTCATCTTATCACGGGATAATCAGTACTAGATAAAATAAATGACAACGCCTATACGTGTGCACAAATCTGGGTAACTCTGGTGCAGCAATTCTCACCGTGGGTCTTCGGTATCCTAAGCGAGGTTAAACTGAACATCGTCATTTAACGGATTTGTCCTTACTTATCGGTACTATACGGAGTTTGATATATGATAAGTGAGCTCAAATGCTGTTAAGACAAGAAGCAGCTGCTAGCTACCCCATCATCCCCATGTTGACTGAACCATCGCATCGTCGGAAGCGCTAATGTGCCCGAGTTCCATCTGTTTGCATAAAACTGGATATATACTGCCACTGAAACGACGGCGGGATCACCTTTCCGCGAGCTCGGTGGCACCGAACAGGGGATGCCGCTATAGCGGGAGCCAGTCAATCCCGCGACGCAGCTCAGCTGTTGCCCTCCCCGGCGTTAGAGGAGGCAACGGATGACGCGAATGCGCGCTCGAGGATAACTAACGATGCAGGAGAAAACGCACAGCAAAGAACGCAAATTTCCTCCAGACAAGGAACGCTGTTCAAGTATCCGACGAGTTTGGCGGTTATTACGCAGTCAATGAAAAGTCGCATTCCACGCGCTCGATGCGGAGATGCGCTGAATGGGTTCCCTTGAAACGCTTGAGGGGCGCGCCTGGCGCGTTTTCCTCGTCCGCCGTAACCTTGGTCATCGGCGACGCGATCGGGCGATTCTCGGTAGCGCGCCCCTTTCTCGATCGTGTCGCAAGCCTTGTGGGAACAGAGGCAACACGCGGCCCAACGTCACGCCTGCGCGCGCGTCCGAAATCAACATGGTGTTCGACATGAGATGTGATCATTTTCGCTCTCATTCAAAGCTGCTGACAAACGCTGTCGGCTTTGTTTTCGTAACGCAATGATGTGGCTACTTACGGAATAAGACACAAAGACTGCCATTCAAGATGAAGGTGGGAACGCCATTGCGGGCCGTTCCCACGTACCTTTGCTGCAAGACATACACTATAACATATACATTGTGTCGCGCCAGAGAACCAAGGCTGAATGCAAAcaagttggcaaaaaaaaaaaaaaaatgtaagagcgCAAGCAGGCGCCGGCCCGCAGTGGGTATGAACACTGCAGATTGGCGCCAGCGATGCCATCTATCTGTTCACCGTCACGATGTTGATTGGTGTTCGTTATTACGAGCCATATACTTGCGTAAGAATGCAAGTTTAGCCCCTGGGGTCGAATTCGTTTCATTCGAAAAAActcaaagttctttttttttaagttaaagAACTCTGTCCTGGACATGGCTTACTCGTACGTTTTGTTCGCTATCCCGATTGGTCAGCGCCTGTACGAACAGCGTACAAACTACATTATGAATTTTGGTTCTGGGCCCGAGtttcataaagtttttttttctttcttaagaaCTGTATACCATCGGGGGCAGGTCATCTTCATTTTATATTCATATGTCCGCGGTCACGATTGCGGGGCGTCAGTTCTTACGAGTGGCTCTAGCGTACAAACAGTTCTGTGACTAGAAGCCCTTGGGCCGAATTCTCAGCGCTTTTCTTTTGTAAAAAAATATCTGCCACTGGCTGATCGCCTTCGCTAAGGATAAGTGCAACATCACGGCTGGTTGACACCAGCTATTACGAATAGTTCTATTGTACGTATTTATTAATGAATACGGGCCATGGGGGTGAAATCACAGAATGTTCCGTTTGTAGGACCTCTTTGTCACTGGCCGGCCAAATTCGccaataatatgtccaacatcgcTATTGACTGTCACCTACACTAACGAACAGCTCTAGCGTAAGAATATTTATGTGAATGCAAGCCGAGTTGTGCCATCAAATATGTTTTCTTCCCTTTTGTTACGGGAGCAAGGCTACTTGAAATGACGGGAAATCGCTATACATGTCGGCACAACGTattacacatacaaaaaaaaaaaagaaacgaaaaaagaagAAGTAAAACCCAGCAGATCATTGCcggattcttctttttcttcgtttttttttttgaaatataaTGTACCTGCCGCTTGATGTGGCTCTTGCCGCAAGAGGAGAAATCACTCAGTAGCCTAttccattaaaaaaataaaattaaaaattaacAGCGCGGCATTTCTCCCTCACAGGTCAGTCTTTTTAGGCATACAATTTCTTCCGAGTGCAAAAGTGATGCGAGCTGGCCATAATAGACATAAATGAACTGAACACGAAcctagaaaaaatgtcacagtttcgccctaagggcgaagcaatgaatgcgatagcaacacagcaatgtcatacgaagtaaggtgagcggctttggtagcaatatgaattgtagtaaacatgagctgattaggtaagcaggtgtgctgcggcgtaagtagaccgacatgaagagagactcgatgaccacgagaaggcgtgtgtgaaacggtggtgttgatgagaagcgctgcccgtgggcagcgcgtgcgaagggacacacctgtaacgctacactgccgatccgggcagcattgcatgtgtagcgtgctttggaaaatgtggcccgactattactaactgtggtgtgagcgcgcacaaacaacacgctgttttcgtccgtgtcgtgGAGTGGTGCGCCGAAAATCGTATTGTCTATAACTCGTGAATATtttgaagttcgtgcactgtctattgaactacatgcgaagcagcactttgtctcttcttgagaaaattgtgtgaaatttaaaatgtggagtGTGAAGACACAAGGAAGTCATGTGcaagccataagtgaacgatacacattaaacgcgcaagtcattgatggactgccacatgttcttggtcaatagtacctatagttccaaccgttccaaggagattacgaacttaagtgaagcgatatgtagctcaaactgggcacgctaagtgactgataagttcgccttctctgtcatcttgcgtgccccgtatacgctcgctacacgtatgtacgtacaccgcgtaatgtctcatcgcgtaatcgggcaactttctttttgcagtcgcatggttgcaagtacaCACAGCGTTAGACTCTCTCCGCATAGCATAGACAAAATGCCGAgtcgaatagatcacactgaatgactgcagacaacgactgtcaaaacgctggcagcaagcgcatatatacgccgcagcagcgggcgaaggtacgtgcggtctatcgcttcaacggaaactgagcggcgaatgcacggcgcagaaaggtcagagccgtgtggagataagagacggtgcggacgagcgacgagcgcggttgttggcagcgtagaggtgcccccccccccccccccgcgcgcgcgctccctccggcgctggcttcccgcttccttgcttgtgcgtgggagagataagagactgtgcggacgagcgacgagcgcggttgttggaagagaagtgcccccccccccccctgctccctccggcgctggctttccgcttccttgcttgcgcgtgggagatagcgcgcgtccccgcacgcttccgctcgggcatacggcgcgcggcgaagattttatctatagggaacctcacggcgacggcgacggcgacggcagaaatccggtagaagtgtccatataattgctatcgcaataaaagaaaaagcgaaCCTCCTTATAGAGACGTACGCTCCTTCTTTTTGCTTTCCggctcgtgaaaaaaaaatgcgactgCCTTCGAATTCCTCAAAAGACAGCTGGCATTGTCTCAAACATGTCTTTACAAGTGAAACTGAACAAGAAAAGTCAGGGAAACGGTGTTTACGAAATGGCGAATTTGTTGCGCGCGTGGAATTGCATCGTTATCGAGTTCCCTGCGTGTAAGACACAGTTTTTGCAGGCTAGCTAACAATAAATGCGGGTTGCTGCACCAAATCTGCAAATCGAGGTAATAGTGACGCCGAAGTAGGAGTAACTACAGAGTGGTCACCCAAGGTTTTCCTAAATTGAACTGAAATATTAGTAGGTGGCCGTTCTGCGCATGTCAAACCCGCcggaatgcgaccgccgcggccggtatcCGGTGCCCGAAATTCGCTAATCAGCAGAACGCATTAACCAGGAAGATACCGCGGCGGCTTTTGGGCTAGATCGTGGATGTGGTACGCAAAATTGTTTCCAACCCCACTTAAGCGTGTTTTCGCAGACATCGTATGGCATAAGCAGTGGGTTCAAGTGCAGATGTTTGACGCTGTCGACCGTCTCGCTTTCGTTTGTGGCAATACTTCTCTGCCCGCGTCATGCAACTAAATTTAATAGCTTGTTGCGGAAACAGGAACTAAAGATAACTTTTCTTAGTGATCTTTAATGATAGCAAGAAGAAACAGCTGGCTGACAGCTACCATCAGAAAAGGTACAACACATGCCTGCTCTAAAGAAAGAACGGAAAGAACAAGGAGATAAAAATAAGGACAAAATTATAAAAAAAGACAAGGTATAGTCCTCAGAATTTCAGACACAACTGGAAACATGGAGTCTGCAATGCTTTCAGAAGTATATTTACTTTGAAAAACGTCAAAAGGGTATTTACGAGCTTGGTCACAAACAACATGGGAGCTTATCGCAATGACTCATTGTAATTTCTATAAGTATAGTGAATATAAGTGCCAATAGGCCAACACCGCATGCGAACATAGCTATGCAACGAGAGCATACGTGTGAGGTCGGGAAGTGTTGACGTGCGAAATAGCAGAAGATTTTGTTCGAAACTTGGTGTGCGACTCGGAACTGTTTGACGGGCACCAACGACGAAGCTGTGCAGTTGAGGGCGGTATCTCTCCTGGATATTTTCGAGTGTTGGAGCGTTGAGGATGCATAAGGAGATATCACATGCTTCGGCGTCATATTTCTTTGTACATGGAGGGCGCTGTCGATTTCTGACAAAGGCGTGCATCTTCTTTGTGGGAAGAACAAAGGCACACTTACACTTTTGTATAGAACGAATGACTGTGACAAATGCCACGGCGTCAGGAACTCCATAAGCATCTGTACAAATTTCACGCACGAAGTTTACCATTATGTACGGAAGCAGTTTTTAACAGGTCCGTTTGAGTGCCCGTTTGAGTGCAGCAAACGGTGTGAGCAAAGCGTGCTACTACAGAATAAGTGCCGTAGTTAATCAACGCGGCGAAAAATGTGTGACGTAAAACAAGACACTGGGGGCCACATACTGCTTGTTTTGCGTCTCATCTCCCACGCTACGACATCTCGCCAATGCCTAACAGCTTCAAACGGTACGCACAGTGCGATGTTCAGAGACGGCGATGAGAAGGATCTCGGGTTTGATCCTCTGACGGGCCAAATTTTTCTACCTCTGCGAACGTTGGTATTCGAGCACAGGGAAATGGATCACAATGTAGCACTATGCTatacagtcgggtggatgacatcCCCCCCCGCCTCTTTATGCCTCCACCTTGGCTATTTGCGCATCACTTATATGCATAAGGTGTAGCTATAGCGTACGGGAGCGGGTATCGAAGACCGGGAGCACCTGACATTCTTAGCGTGATCCACCGCGGCGCCCAACACACAGCGAGGCGCGGCCAAAGCGCAGTGCGTACTCACAATGCCGACTCCCTGACAATGAGCGCCAGCGTGACGAGCGCGCTGGCACTTTATTGAGTCAATTGAAGGAAAGAGCGCCCATGGGACGGGGCTCGTCGCCGCCGGAATACGCACCCGGCGTCCTTGCGTGTTGCCCCCGCGCCGAGAGCGGCGCCTCAGGGAAAGTGGAAAGCCCGCTAGGCTGGCCTTTCCGAGCGCCCATCGACTCAATGCCGCCTCGGATGGATGCGATGGCGATAAACACTGTCAATTTGTGCTCAATACGTGGCCTCTGCTTTGCCGTCgcgaacgcgcgcacacgtacgCACGCGGCCAGAAAGCCTCGGCTTCGGTTCTCCGCGGCGTGCAGACGCGAAGGAATTGCGTTTACCCTCGCCACTTCTTCTTTTGAACTTGCACGACAAGTTAGTAACTGCGCTTGAAGCTATGTTTAGACGATGCCCATAACGGTCGTTCTTGCGCAACCGAGATATACTTGTTATGGCACGGCGCCTGACGCTTCCCGACAGACTAGAGGCATAGATGTTTTATACCGACGATTGCAGAAGCGCGTCTCCTGACGATCAGCGCTTCGATGACAGTGTTGAAGTAGTGTTCATTGCCTCTGTAGAATTTATCAAtgcaaaataaacgaaaccaaACTTCCAGAAAGGCGAGCGAATATCGTATGTTCCACAGAGAATCGGTGCTGTAGATTCCCGAGCCAAGAGCAGCGCCAGGATAGTGCGCGCGTTCAGGAGAGGAAACGAGTGAGATTTGGTCTCACGGCGCGGGCAACCGTTAGGTTCGGACAGACATCTAACTTACGCTTAGCCAGTACTGTACCGCACAGGTACCCCGAGCAGCGCATCGCTTGAGCCCTGTAGGCAATCATAGCCACGTATAAGCGCCCTCGAGATATCCCTCGACGGACGGCCCAGGCAAAGCTTTTCGGCAACCACGAATATTTAGAATGTTATTAACACCGGTATGAGAGATCAAAAAATTTATGTATAACCCGCGCCGGCCTTGTTTTGGAGGTCTTCGTGAAGCCAGTAAATCGTTTACACGGACAGCATATAGAAAGACGCACTAATTACGTGTTGTCCGTTTTAGTATTAGCTGCGCTAGGCGTAAAACAAAGGCCGCCTCTATTTGCAATTGATTCATTTTCAGTGCACAGACCGTGCTGTGAATGTCCTCTGTGTGCAGAGCAGGCAACACGCTTTCCCAAATAAATTGCTTAGGTGCCCCCCTTTCACAGGCACCATTAAATTTGCCGTATGGTGAACGGATGAGCTGCATTGGGTAACATTGGACTCCCCCTGGATTTTCTTTGACCTGCACTGGATTGTGCATTCCATTTCACGCGAAAACTCTCGCATAGTGGACGACGAAGCTGCTTCACACAGTCAACGACCGCAATCGTCCAGCATTGCAGCACACGAGTCGCGAACGTCCTCTGAACAAGTGCGTGTTCTCGAATgtgtgaattaaaaaaaagaaaagaaggaaagaaagacaaaacaaCGCCATCGGTGAATTGATTTCGCAGAACGCTTGCGTATACAGGTGACCAAGATACTCCCATTGAGAAACGATTCCGTCGCATTTGACGCGTTAATGCCACAACCGCTAAAATGTGAGATTGTGGAGGTCTTGATGAAGTGAGGTATAGCCCGTCTGGTTAGTTAGTTACGGACAGCGATAGACTTCCAATGTGAAATACGACAACATACAAGGAGAGAAAGGCACattatggtgtgtgtgtgtgcgtggatCTACTCAGTTTGCCGTATTATTTCGCGCTGTAACCCCTCATTTATCCGCAAACAATATATCGCGAGATGAGAGAGACGCTATAGCTCGGAGATGCACTTTGAGGTCTTTCACTTGGCGCTTTTCCTTATGCATTGATATCGTGACATACGGCCGTCTTTCGGCGTATCTGCCGCGGAAACACGGTTGCCAAACTTTGAACCGAGCCCGCACCCACGAGTTCAGCGGCTGAAATGACTGAGCTCGTAAATGAGCGGCCGCTATGGGCTGCGCTGCGCTCGGTGTGAACGAACCGACCAATGAAGTTATTTTGAACAAGCACGCAGGATATGTTTGAAAATTTAGGCGACGCATCAAAAGGGAACAGTCAAAGCTTCACTGCTTCGGATGGATGTATAAGATCTATAGTCGTCCGCAGAAGTGCACAATGTTTGAATGGTTGGCGAGCGAGCAGACCTGCGTTTTAGAGAATCAACTTAGCAAGGAGCTTTAGAACTTGGGGACCCAAAGTTAGGGTACGCTACCGTCCAGGCGTACAAAAGAACGCTAAAAACGTGCGAACGAGTTTGGGCTTTTGAGTATGCAAAGCCGCTTGGGGGCGCAATTTCTAAGACTTTCTATTTGCGAAACATGAGGTCCTTGTCACCAGCAATTTTGTGAAGGTGTGGTACAGCGGCGCAAAGGTGAGCCCTGAAATGTTTAATACTTAGATAAATAACGATATAACCAGCAGGAAAACGggacccgaattcacaaaaacttcttacgctagaatttttcgaaAGAAAggattttagccaatccggatgccagacatatcattagagAAGGCGGCGAGCCAATGGCAAGGCGAGCtcacgaaagaaaagctttgtcaaTATGGCCCCAGGGCTCGTATTGACAGAAAAGGAGCCGAATTCACGaaacttttcgttcgtaagtgctcccTGCCATTGGCTGG
The DNA window shown above is from Dermacentor silvarum isolate Dsil-2018 chromosome 1, BIME_Dsil_1.4, whole genome shotgun sequence and carries:
- the LOC119435992 gene encoding uncharacterized protein LOC119435992, with the translated sequence MTVVPRTMHWCLAACFVVAVGLVREAYAIDDHQLSQDLLDLKLLGLRLETKLTILEGLMNKLSASSNKCSQGGRTGGPDVDTEVATSDTQERILRAQQAIIDISNRNTVELENLSQLVTTQTAKLANRSDAMLGLLKSSELIHRRPPPQETISQGRRHHQP